ACCCCCGGTCAGGatgtttcttcctccctcctccccaacacAGGCAGCATTCCTACTGGCCCGTAGGCTGcaaggcagaaaagaaaaactcTGGGTTACAAGAAGTTGCAGATTGACTTGGGAGGGCCCGTGGCCAGTTCTCTCATGGCCAACCCGTTGCGATGGCCATCTTCTACGCAAGGTGGCCGCCGGCAGGCATCGCTGCGACAGAGAAGGAGGTCCGCGCGAAGGTTTGCAAGTGGCCACTTCTCAGttatttcaggtttttaaaatgtggatgtGGTCTCCCTCTCACAGCCGCCCGATCTTCACCCTGAAAGAGAAGGCAGACCGGACTGCAACATATTCTagataggttcaggtgggtagccgtgttggcctgaagcagcagaaccatgTCCAGTTTATTAAGGCTttatcccagtggttctcaaccttcctttaacacagttcctcatgctgtggtgacccccaaccataaaatgatgcaagtgttctttcactgaaattaaacccaaactgaccaatggcgtgaagatccattgtttgtgattgtccataaattgttttttttccccagggtttctcagttctgcctcctgtcccaccatgccgatctcgctcttttccgctgctccaaacagacaaacactctctcaatctaccccgcaaggctgttgtgtggatgcccccccggccaaactgcccccaccaccaccactggccaagctgcttgccctgctgcgacccctgtgaaagggtcgttcgacccccaaaggggtcttgacccccagggttgagaaccactgctgtagcccATAAGCCACACACCTTTAACATTCAGgaactttttaaaagcctgtgaaACAGAAGTTCGACCCACCCGTAACTCAGCCATGATACAAACTGCTCAAAAACAGTCTGACGCATGAAGTATCGGAAAAGGATGAATATTTCAGCACCTATTTACTAAAACATTTTCTGCTTTGTATTTTGGACGCTAAAATACATGGGATGACGAGTGCCATTGGGCAGTCACAATAACGCTGGTTTGGAGGTATTTGGAGACAACAGCCCTTCATCTGAGCCGCTAGCGGTGCGCTGCAGTGAGCAATCACACAGGACTGTCTCAGTTTAGGAACTGTTGAAACAGAGAGACAGACTAAattcagtagagcaggggtagtcaacttgtggtcctccagatgttcatggactacaattccaatgagcccctgccagcatttgctggcaggggctcatgggaattgtagtccatgaacatctggaggaccacaggttgactacccctgcagtagagtgtTTAATTCCAAGATAAAGTAGAGAACGCTGCCTCTTCGCATCTCTTGAGCAAGCATTCCAATTGTAAAGAGTTTATGTATGAGCAATGCTGGGCCTTTTTGAGTTAGATTCTCTGATTCGCATAGAGCCAAGCGCCTCATTTTAGCCTCCGCATCGTCATGCCATCCTGACCAGCTGCACTCATGTGCCGACGATACAGAAAAAGCTGAGCTGTTTTTAAACATTAAGCaagctatatttttattttattattaaatatgGCCTTCCATATCAAGGTTAAGATTCTTGGGAGACCAATCGCAAGTCTCATTACAGCAGAGCAATACATGGTGACAAAGTTAATatgtcaagaaaaaaagatgCACTGAAGTTTCTTGGGTTGTTCTGTTGGGTCCAAAAGCCAGTCCTGGGAGCCTTATAAAAGGCACGGTATTCTTAATCTTATAATGCCAAGTGGGCTAAGCAGCATAgtttgagtccattagcacctttaagaccaacaaagttttattcaaggtatatgatatcacatgcaggcacacttcatcagatactgcacgcacacaaaagcttataccttgaataaaactgtgttggtcttaaaggtgacactggactcagattttgttcaaGTCCTATATAGCTTATTCACAACTCCAGCCTGTCATCATGTTTACGCAtgacggactctaatctggtgagtcaggtttgattcccctctcttccacatgcagccagctgggtgaccttgggcctgttctcttagagctgtttttgcagagcacttctatctgaactctctcagccccacctacctcacagggtggctgttgtggggaaagggaaaggagtttgtaagctgctttgggactcctttgggtagtgaaaagtgggtataaaaaaacagctcttctcattCTCAATCAAAGCACCTATTAGTGGCAAAACTGAAAAAATCAtccattcattttaaaagtatatcCCACCTCTTTGCCTCAAGAACCATTCAAGCTGGCTGCAATTTTTTAAAGCATGTGGGTTATGGATCAGtctctccctgcttccccacatgcctGGCACCCATTAGCACCCATTGTCCTCAGTCTCTTCTcccacccattttttaaaaccgCACCCTTTTCTGCTTCAATCCTGGACAGCTTTCAGCAGTTCAGACGACTTACTAGTTTACTCACTGGAAACTGGAGTTCCCTGACATCCTTAGACACCGACCCAGCCGGGCAGCCCTAGGACAAGAAGAACGAGCCTCACCATCCACACTTACACggattgtggttgttgttgtctGCCTTGACGGCTTTGGCGAGCTTGGTGGAGTTCTGCTGGGGCTTGCTTGGCTCTTCCCCGCTGAGGAGGGCTTTGATTTCAGAGGGGATTTTTCCTTGGTCCATGGCCATGCACCACTGTTTGTACTAAAACATACACCGAGAGAGCAAATGAACTGGTCAACTGACTGCACCACAGAAATGGAGGATGAATTCCAGCAGGATTAACAGCTGCAGAAACCTTTCCTCAGCTGTGATGGCTAAACATCCCCCTCTCTGCTCCAAAGCATACTCAATGCCACACAACTGCTTggcgggggggaggagaggaagccaGGATGGGGGACTGGGGTTCGTAGGTCAGCTGCACTGGTTCCTCTTTCTTTTTATGAAAGAGGAAGCCTCTAGCACTAATGGTTGCAAGGatgagaacatcagagaagccatcttggatcaggcggatggcccatccaatccaactcgctgcttcacacagtggtccaaacgcaggtgccaccaggagatccaccagtggggCTAGAATGCCTGAAGCAGCAAGGATATAGAGCATCActtccccagacataagaacatgagaagccatgttagatcaggccaatggcccacccataTCAACTCTCTGTCATATAGAAAAACACTTTCTTTGTATATATAGAGAAAAGCCTAACTGTCTACTTGTTCTGTTGCCTTAATTCAGTCtgctgtggaggcaagcagagaggaagtgtgctcaaaggagcaggaagtctccaaatgagccaatcaggacactgggggagacactttgaaaagtatcaggaagttcctgatctaactatacAAAATGCATATCTCCTCCAACACCCCCttcaggacactctttatattctgctccatCAGGCACAccatagatccccccccccaaaaaaacagggtTAAGGTCTGAAGACAGAAAGAAACTCAGTTACCATGTCCAACTCTTCTCGTAGGGCACAGATTGCCCTCTCTCTACTTGACACCAGCTCTTCCAGGTACTGGTAGCGCAGCTTCTTCCGCGCTCGGCATTCTCTCGCACTCTGCCGACTCCTCTCAAGCTTGGCTTTCAAATCTATTTTGGCTGGTTTACGGCCTCGCTTTCCCGGCTTCTTCACTTTGCCTCCAGCGACCTAGAAAGAAGGCCCAAAGCATCACCAACCACAGATTTCTCAGGCATCCAGGTGGGGGAATGCTGAAAGAAAGGAGCATGGCCAGCATCCTCGCTGGTAACATTACTGCGGCTTCTCTGGTTTTCTCCAGGTTCTTTCTCTTATGAGAGGCCAAGCAGTATTCTAACAACTTCCATCCCCAGCTAAAAGAGTAGGATACAAATACTAATATACCCCAGCCTTCTGTAAGGGTT
This region of Paroedura picta isolate Pp20150507F chromosome 14, Ppicta_v3.0, whole genome shotgun sequence genomic DNA includes:
- the CREBL2 gene encoding cAMP-responsive element-binding protein-like 2, translating into MDDSKVAGGKVKKPGKRGRKPAKIDLKAKLERSRQSARECRARKKLRYQYLEELVSSRERAICALREELDMYKQWCMAMDQGKIPSEIKALLSGEEPSKPQQNSTKLAKAVKADNNNHNPW